The Phalacrocorax carbo chromosome 23, bPhaCar2.1, whole genome shotgun sequence genome includes a window with the following:
- the G0S2 gene encoding G0/G1 switch protein 2: protein METMHELIPFAKEMLSQKPNRKMVKLYMLGSVLAFFGVVIGLVEAVCSPFTSEGRLEEEEEKKPAPTREQVLPQKQEDLILEKSKKPVVMQRALVTRQHAS from the coding sequence atggaaacCATGCATGAGCTGATCCCCTTTGCCAAAGAAATGCTCAGCCAGAAGCCCAACAGGAAGATGGTCAAGCTGTACATGCTGGGCAGCGTGCTGGCTTTCTTTGGTGTGGTCATTGGTCTGGTGGAGGCAGTGTGCAGTCCTTTCACCTCTGAAGGGAGGctagaggaggaggaggagaagaaaccTGCCCCGACCCGAGAGCAAGTGCTTCCTCAGAAACAGGAGGATTTGATCTTGGAAAAGAGCAAGAAGCCGGTGGTGATGCAGAGGGCCCTGGTGACCAGACAACACGCCTCCTAA